The following are encoded in a window of Oncorhynchus keta strain PuntledgeMale-10-30-2019 chromosome 10, Oket_V2, whole genome shotgun sequence genomic DNA:
- the LOC118379602 gene encoding uncharacterized protein LOC118379602 isoform X2, producing the protein MQKEISVETQREQVLVRLGKVRGSYDKGTVRQLKERKKLFEAFQEPKETSLGSSMILSQSKAPSWASASDLSTLEIQGNDASSVSFVGGSFGERRRSSLELMSQTQNQSPSGTPKGITYTPHGAPVPRGPTLSESAGGQIIILDNHHHLVLPAPAHVHHVSKPLRHSHSTGTLTETQGLTVVDSASIYSSTSAFSGEERRGFWRDEDGGRMDQEEEEEEEVPKENPFFKLRSSSVSQDKVEQDIREAREREKELRRQRSSLYREGGGGGGRPASREVQSPTSPPPPLLLQNGLVTPDLSVTPSSRTASATPTARQSLGKLGMWPPPQTDEYPDSQLEGLQSPRTPRQKTPLLQRWESGQVMNGHGGEEED; encoded by the exons ATGCAGAAGGAGATCAGTGTAGAGACCCAGAGGGAACAGGTCCTGGTTCGACTAGGGAAAGTTAGAGGTTCCTATGACAAGGGGACAGTACGCCAGCTCAAGGAAAGGAAGAAGTTATTCGAAGCTTTCCAGGAGCCCAAGGAGACATCCTTGGGCTCCTCGATGATACTGTCCCAGAGCAAGGCACCCTCCTGGGCTTCGGCGAGTGACCTCTCCACTCTGGAGATCCAGGGGAACGACGCTTCATCCGTGTCCTTTGTCGGAGGCTCGTTCGGGGAGAGAAGACGTAGTAGCCTGGAGCTGATGTCCCAGACCCAGAACCAGAGCCCCTCCGGAACACCTAAAGGCATCACCTACACCCCTCATGGGGCCCCTGTCCCCCGGGGCCCCACTCTCTCCGAGAGCGCCGGGGGCCAGATAATCATCCTGGATAACCACCACCACCTGGTTCTCCCCGCTCCGGCCCACGTCCACCACGTCTCCAAGCCCCTCAGGCACTCCCACAGTACGGGCACGCTCACCGAGACACAGGGCCTCACCGTGGTCGACTCCGCTTCTATATACTCCTCAACCAGTGCATTCAgcggagaagagagaagggggttttggagggatgaggatggagggaggatggatcaggaggaggaggaggaagaggaggttccAAAGGAGAACCCCTTCTTCAAGCTGCGCTCCTCATCGGTGTCTCAGGACAAGGTGGAGCAGGATATCCGGgaagccagggagagagagaaggagctgcGGAGGCAGAGGAGCAGTCTGtacagggaaggaggaggaggaggggggaggccaGCCAGTAGGGAGGTACAGAGTCccacttctcctcctccacctctactACTACAGAACGGACTGGTGACCCCTGACCTATCTGTTACCCCCTCATCGCGGACAGCCTCTGCAACACCAACAg cACGACAGTCTCTTGGGAAGCTGGGCATGTGGcctccaccacagacagatgagTATCCGGATAGCCAATTAGAG
- the LOC118379602 gene encoding neurofilament medium polypeptide-like isoform X1, protein MATMEPVANRQSSADSLVEWASEVWGMEEGEMDPTLAQDTTPPPHPLVKQAPRAKSEDLGSESPDTPKPRPQVSPSSENLTDSTNKMAEVVPKMEQEALSGVNQVPNSRIQVGDSELERDLKMIDDNHCEKEEDVAAFRSPLACIGQASPAEGAPETQPYPFEEEEEEEETIDCISDGKVEVISNSVEEEMSSSDSQGSQEWPSRSHLDDVVEEDKEEEDGAKEDKVEEFQSVEMMENGAVRLQLNAERPDRSEFEQGLSETVCATEKASVEGGPVETSSSPPSVQVADKQEVSECPISSDREKTMSDNNNHDTMKAAETSTTTHSPLKRESSDDIFSESPENPESALAGDGEENQSVDSKPLDISSARRQWVRLDSTRSKLPQPEQSTSSRSSSCSHLVDLAQPRV, encoded by the coding sequence ATGGCAACAATGGAGCCGGTGGCCAACCGACAGAGCTCAGCCGACTCATTGGTCGAGTGGGCCAGCGAGGtttgggggatggaggagggcgAAATGGACCCCACTCTGGCCCAGGACactacccctcctcctcacccgtTGGTCAAACAGGCACCCAGAGCAAAGTCAGAAGATCTGGGGTCAGAATCTCCAGATACTCCAAAGCCTAGACCCCAAGTGTCTCCCTCAAGTGAGAACCTTACAGACTCAACAAACAAAATGGCAGAAGTGGTTCCTAAAATGGAGCAGGAGGCACTTTCTGGGGTAAATCAGGTGCCTAATAGTAGAATCCAGGTGGGTGATAGTGAATTGGAACGAGACCTTAAAATGATAGATGACAATCACTGTGAGAAGGAGGAAGATGTCGCTGCTTTTCGGTCGCCTCTTGCCTGCATTGGCCAAGCCTCACCTGCAGAGGGCGCTCCAGAGACCCAGCCATATCCAtttgaggaggaagaagaagaagaggagaccaTTGACTGTATCAGCGatggtaaggtggaggtgatctCTAACTCTGTAGAGGAGGAAATGTCGTCATCTGACAGCCAGGGTAGCCAGGAGTGGCCTTCGAGATCTCACCTTGATGACGTTGTGGAGGaagacaaagaagaagaagatggtGCCAAGGAAGACAAAGTAGAGGAGTTTCAGTCTGTTGAGATGATGGAAAATGGCGCTGTACGGTTGCAGTTGAATGCAGAGCGTCCAGATAGGAGTGAATTTGAGCAGGGGCTGTCAGAGACGGTGTGTGCTACTGAGAAGGCTTCTGTAGAAGGGGGTCCTGTTGAAACTAGCAGTAGCCCCCCATCAGTGCAGGTAGCTGACAAGCAAGAGGTTAGTGAGTGCCCAATCAGTAGTGACAGAGAGAAGACAATGTCAGACAATAACAACCATGATACTATGAAGGCTGCTGAAACTAGCACTACCACCCACTCCCCACTAAAAAGAGAGAGTTCCGATGACATATTCTCTGAGTCCCCGGAAAATCCTGAATCAGCTCTTGCcggtgatggagaggagaaccagagTGTAGACTCCAAGCCTTTAGACATCAGCTCAGCCCGGAGGCAATGGGTTAGGCTGGACAGTACCAGAAGCAAACTCCCTCAGCCTGAGCAATCCACCTCCTCTAGATCCTCCTCTTGTAGCCACCTAGTAGACCTGGCTCAGCCCCGGGTGTAG